One Luteimonas sp. MC1825 DNA segment encodes these proteins:
- a CDS encoding YdeI/OmpD-associated family protein gives MAKTAPAPVRFKAVLRRPLQPKGATWAFLVLPEDASARLPTRSQVTVEGTLAAAPFQATLEPDGQGSHWLKVEKGLLEAAGAQPGDTVVLDVAPVAEEPEPRLPADLRAALSAQPAARATWDDITPVARRDWIQWITSGKKAETRVKRIATACDKLASGQRRACCFDRSGMYSRGSLGPPEAAD, from the coding sequence ATGGCCAAGACCGCACCCGCCCCTGTCCGCTTCAAGGCCGTCCTCCGCAGGCCGTTGCAGCCGAAGGGCGCCACCTGGGCCTTCCTCGTCCTGCCCGAGGACGCGAGCGCCAGGCTGCCGACCCGCAGCCAAGTGACGGTGGAAGGCACGCTGGCCGCCGCCCCGTTCCAGGCCACCCTGGAGCCGGACGGGCAAGGCAGCCACTGGCTGAAGGTCGAGAAGGGGCTGCTGGAAGCCGCCGGCGCGCAGCCTGGCGACACCGTGGTGCTGGATGTCGCGCCGGTCGCCGAGGAGCCGGAGCCCAGGCTGCCGGCCGACCTGCGCGCCGCCCTGTCCGCGCAGCCCGCCGCCAGGGCCACCTGGGACGACATCACGCCCGTCGCCCGCCGCGACTGGATCCAGTGGATCACCTCCGGCAAGAAAGCCGAGACGCGCGTGAAGCGCATCGCCACCGCCTGCGACAAGCTGGCGTCAGGCCAGCGCCGCGCCTGCTGCTTCGACCGCTCCGGCATGTACAGCCGCGGCAGCCTCGGTCCGCCTGAAGCGGCGGACTGA
- a CDS encoding polyprenyl synthetase, whose protein sequence is MEVEALLRAALREAGYGPDAIGSALPRIMRILQAEDVRLEAGRVLSRKEREFVRVQLELGVDVSEIVAGLKR, encoded by the coding sequence ATGGAAGTCGAAGCCCTCCTCCGCGCCGCCCTCCGAGAAGCCGGCTACGGCCCAGATGCCATCGGCTCGGCGTTGCCGCGGATCATGCGCATCCTCCAGGCGGAAGACGTGCGCCTCGAAGCCGGCCGAGTCCTGTCGAGGAAAGAACGCGAGTTCGTGCGCGTGCAGCTCGAGCTTGGCGTCGACGTGTCGGAGATCGTGGCCGGCCTCAAGCGCTGA
- a CDS encoding Hsp70 family protein, translating to MAIYVGIDLGTTNSAICTYDGEKLRIWKSPEQNDVTPSVIYNDGRRRYVGKRAYDMAPAAPESTARLFKRLMGTSTPIHVKGSESPTTPEACSAEVLKTLFGYLPEEVRQDVAGTVITVPAAFNQMQKDATLQAAELAGIGAVTLIQEPVAAVMSVVRSRASDGIFIVYDLGGGTLDVAIADSAGGRVSLQAHGGIEMCGGRDWDRSIVDSVVRPWLSNTFSLPESLRTDASYKRLVALLEWAAEKAKIELSSRGDAVISLAETEVRMQDLDGQDIYLESPLEKSTLDTLIEQQILDSIQAVRETMERAHIGSHDVNRVVFVGGPTQYKTVRDRVAFELGISGALDVNPMTAVAEGAAVFAESIDWASEKRGRKSAKGALDAMQLGLTFNYTARTPSPKARLVVKLSGSAPAGAEFQVDSSDTGWSSGRIPLTNGASVDLSLTKAGENTFKVTAFDQAGLVIRLPSDQLVINRTAATIDAIPASHSVGLEVLDKLGGQAVLEPLIKAGDPLPKKGKVTVRSGKSIRAGGSGALFFKLWQGEIDSPVTDNLFVGELRITGNDLESGVIPQGATIVCDYEVSDAGTITMEVSAPDAGVTVGTGHNFYSRQEGQLNFEQALDLVHEEVGRLEERIVSLQEKVDDDELADAFEKLEDAKGKSAYGDSESLKSAMDRTHEIKRILASVRKRNLPLMRRLDLDSCVSFFDDHCREHAKGSEETQFDNASRAALNVIEAKGSDFEIQLDRMRGINFDVLWRQDWFVIERFKALAKATHQFTDKAEHAQLCAVGVDAIKNDSMDALRSVVATLMSVRISTSGESDMLLDANIVRA from the coding sequence ATGGCCATTTACGTCGGGATTGACCTCGGAACAACCAATAGCGCGATCTGCACCTACGATGGGGAGAAGCTGCGCATTTGGAAGAGTCCAGAGCAGAACGACGTAACACCATCGGTAATCTACAACGACGGTCGTAGGCGGTATGTCGGAAAGCGAGCGTACGACATGGCTCCCGCCGCGCCAGAGAGTACGGCAAGGCTTTTCAAGCGATTGATGGGAACCAGCACCCCCATCCACGTCAAGGGATCGGAGTCGCCCACTACGCCGGAGGCGTGCTCGGCCGAAGTGCTTAAGACGCTCTTCGGTTATCTGCCCGAAGAAGTTCGTCAAGATGTAGCCGGCACGGTGATCACAGTGCCGGCGGCATTCAATCAGATGCAGAAGGACGCCACGTTGCAAGCGGCCGAGTTGGCTGGGATCGGCGCTGTGACGCTGATACAGGAACCAGTCGCCGCGGTCATGAGCGTCGTGCGATCACGGGCTTCGGACGGAATTTTCATTGTCTACGACTTGGGCGGTGGAACGCTGGACGTAGCGATTGCGGATTCCGCCGGAGGCCGAGTAAGCCTCCAGGCACACGGCGGCATCGAAATGTGTGGTGGACGTGACTGGGATCGCTCCATCGTGGACAGTGTTGTTCGACCGTGGCTATCAAACACATTTTCGTTACCTGAATCCCTGCGAACTGATGCCAGCTATAAGCGGCTTGTTGCCCTGCTCGAGTGGGCGGCTGAAAAAGCCAAGATCGAACTGTCGTCGCGTGGAGACGCCGTGATTTCCCTGGCTGAGACAGAGGTCCGAATGCAGGACCTCGACGGGCAGGACATCTACCTCGAATCCCCTTTGGAAAAGTCGACTCTCGATACGCTCATTGAGCAGCAGATCCTCGACTCGATCCAAGCCGTTCGTGAAACCATGGAGCGCGCCCACATCGGGTCGCATGATGTGAATCGGGTTGTGTTTGTTGGCGGACCCACTCAGTACAAGACCGTACGTGATCGGGTGGCGTTTGAGCTCGGCATCTCTGGCGCTCTTGACGTCAATCCCATGACTGCTGTTGCTGAGGGTGCCGCCGTATTCGCAGAATCAATCGATTGGGCGAGCGAAAAGCGAGGTCGAAAATCCGCCAAAGGCGCACTAGATGCCATGCAACTTGGCCTGACATTCAATTACACCGCCAGGACCCCATCGCCGAAGGCCAGGCTCGTTGTGAAGCTTTCCGGCAGCGCGCCTGCCGGCGCCGAGTTTCAGGTCGACAGTTCGGATACGGGATGGAGCTCTGGAAGAATCCCGTTGACAAACGGGGCCAGCGTAGATCTTTCATTGACAAAAGCCGGTGAGAACACGTTCAAGGTGACGGCATTTGACCAAGCTGGATTAGTGATTCGATTGCCATCCGACCAACTAGTGATCAATCGTACTGCCGCCACGATCGATGCTATTCCGGCTTCCCACTCAGTGGGTCTTGAAGTGCTCGACAAGCTCGGCGGGCAAGCAGTATTGGAGCCGCTCATCAAGGCGGGCGACCCGCTACCGAAGAAGGGGAAAGTAACGGTTCGCTCGGGAAAATCCATTCGTGCGGGAGGCTCGGGCGCCCTGTTCTTCAAACTTTGGCAGGGTGAGATTGATAGCCCAGTTACCGATAATCTGTTTGTTGGCGAACTGCGAATCACGGGAAATGATCTTGAGAGCGGCGTCATCCCTCAGGGGGCGACAATTGTTTGCGACTACGAAGTGTCCGACGCCGGAACTATCACTATGGAAGTGTCAGCACCCGACGCGGGCGTGACTGTGGGGACGGGACACAACTTCTATTCGCGGCAAGAGGGTCAATTGAACTTTGAGCAGGCCTTGGACTTGGTTCATGAAGAGGTCGGTCGACTGGAAGAGCGCATCGTCTCCCTTCAGGAGAAGGTTGATGATGATGAACTTGCTGATGCGTTTGAAAAGCTAGAAGACGCAAAAGGCAAGAGCGCTTACGGAGACTCTGAGAGCCTCAAGTCCGCGATGGATCGAACTCACGAAATCAAACGCATTCTTGCCTCCGTCAGAAAACGCAATCTTCCGTTAATGCGCCGCTTGGATCTCGACTCATGTGTTTCGTTCTTCGACGATCATTGCCGTGAACATGCCAAAGGTTCAGAGGAGACTCAGTTCGACAATGCCTCGAGAGCGGCGCTTAACGTCATCGAGGCCAAGGGGTCGGACTTTGAGATTCAACTCGATCGGATGCGGGGCATCAACTTTGACGTGCTCTGGCGCCAGGATTGGTTCGTCATCGAAAGGTTCAAGGCGCTAGCCAAGGCAACACATCAATTCACGGATAAGGCGGAACACGCCCAGCTTTGCGCAGTGGGCGTTGATGCGATTAAGAATGACAGCATGGATGCGCTGCGGAGCGTTGTCGCAACATTGATGTCCGTAAGAATTTCAACTTCTGGCGAGAGCGACATGTTGCTCGATGCCAACATCGTCCGGGCTTAG
- a CDS encoding SH3 domain-containing protein, translated as MQPIEAHVVAEQANVRSEPSTRGAVVTALPRMQSVYVIGKEGTWSQVVTGSGANSVQGYISSRLLFEGSAQGARAVVCDVANSSTPYNGEVLTRSGYGNNSLAVNAGGSDVLIKLRQGGSTALAFYVRNGQRGVVEDVPDGTYQVMFATGDGFSRKCLEFVNSMSVSADPTPATFETRITSDGYNQYTQSSAAEYTLTRQTGGNFTPSTLEQSAFRE; from the coding sequence GTGCAGCCGATCGAGGCGCACGTGGTCGCTGAACAAGCAAATGTCCGATCAGAGCCAAGCACAAGGGGCGCAGTTGTCACCGCACTGCCTCGAATGCAGTCGGTTTATGTGATCGGGAAGGAGGGCACCTGGAGTCAGGTTGTAACAGGCAGCGGGGCCAACTCCGTTCAAGGTTACATTTCATCAAGGCTACTTTTCGAAGGCAGTGCGCAGGGCGCACGTGCTGTCGTGTGCGATGTGGCAAACAGTTCAACGCCCTATAACGGAGAAGTTCTCACCCGTTCTGGTTATGGCAACAACAGCCTGGCAGTGAACGCCGGAGGAAGCGACGTCTTGATCAAGTTGAGACAAGGCGGCAGCACCGCACTTGCTTTCTATGTACGCAATGGCCAGCGTGGCGTTGTCGAGGATGTTCCAGATGGGACTTACCAAGTGATGTTTGCAACTGGCGATGGCTTCAGCCGAAAGTGCCTAGAATTCGTCAACTCCATGAGTGTTTCTGCAGATCCAACACCTGCAACCTTTGAAACACGAATCACATCTGACGGGTATAACCAATACACGCAGAGTTCAGCCGCTGAATACACCCTCACGCGGCAAACAGGTGGAAATTTTACTCCGAGTACTTTGGAACAAAGCGCTTTTCGCGAATAG
- a CDS encoding NAD(P)/FAD-dependent oxidoreductase, which yields MTQRIAVLGAGPSGLAQLRAFDAARRAGADVPEVVCFEKQSDLGGMWNYTWRTGLDQHGEPVHASMYRYLWSNGPKECLEFADYSFEEHFGRPIASYPPRPVLRDYIMGRIERSGLRDQIRFNTAVHAVEYSEETGKFTVTVRELKDDRMVSEEFDWVVVATGHFSTPNAPAFEGLSQFPGRVLHAHDFRDACEFAGKDLLLVGSSYSAEDIGTQCYKYGARSVTFSYRSAPMGHDWPDAFSERPLLLRVEGNTAHFVDGSSQDVDAIILCTGYQHHFPFLPDELTLRTANRLYPRELYQGVFWIDNPKLVYLGMQDQYYTFNMFDAQAWVARDVILGRTALPDTDTMRADSEAWFARENACAGANDDIDFQTAYVRDLVDRTDYPEFAIEKVAEMLKEWQRDKQAGILDYRDKSYRSTITGTLAPRHHTRWMEAMDDSLQAFLEDPRELEDQLEVEQVPVAAVAGAVGFAEPMRRRA from the coding sequence ATGACCCAACGTATCGCCGTCCTCGGCGCCGGCCCCAGCGGCCTGGCCCAGCTGCGCGCTTTCGACGCCGCCCGCCGCGCGGGCGCCGACGTCCCCGAAGTCGTCTGCTTCGAGAAGCAGTCCGACCTGGGCGGCATGTGGAACTACACCTGGCGCACCGGCCTGGACCAGCACGGCGAGCCGGTGCACGCCAGCATGTACCGCTACCTGTGGTCGAACGGGCCCAAGGAGTGCCTGGAGTTCGCCGACTACAGCTTCGAGGAGCACTTCGGCCGCCCGATCGCCTCGTATCCGCCGCGGCCCGTGCTGCGCGACTACATCATGGGCCGCATCGAACGCAGCGGCCTGCGCGACCAGATCCGCTTCAACACCGCCGTGCACGCGGTCGAATACAGCGAAGAGACCGGCAAGTTCACCGTCACCGTGCGCGAGCTCAAGGACGACCGCATGGTGAGCGAGGAGTTCGACTGGGTGGTGGTGGCCACCGGGCATTTCTCCACGCCCAACGCGCCCGCGTTCGAGGGCCTGTCGCAGTTCCCCGGCCGCGTGCTGCACGCGCACGACTTCCGCGACGCCTGCGAATTCGCCGGCAAGGACCTGCTGCTGGTCGGCAGCAGCTATTCGGCCGAGGACATCGGCACCCAGTGCTACAAGTACGGCGCCAGGTCGGTGACCTTCAGCTACCGCAGCGCACCGATGGGCCACGACTGGCCGGACGCCTTCAGCGAGCGCCCGCTGCTGCTCCGCGTGGAAGGCAACACCGCGCACTTCGTGGACGGCAGCAGCCAGGACGTGGACGCGATCATCCTGTGCACCGGCTACCAGCACCACTTCCCGTTCCTGCCGGACGAGCTGACCCTGCGCACCGCCAACCGCCTGTACCCGCGGGAGCTGTACCAGGGCGTGTTCTGGATCGACAACCCGAAGCTGGTCTACCTGGGCATGCAGGACCAGTACTACACGTTCAACATGTTCGACGCCCAGGCGTGGGTGGCGCGCGACGTGATCCTGGGCCGCACCGCGCTGCCCGACACCGACACCATGCGCGCCGACAGCGAGGCCTGGTTTGCGCGCGAGAACGCCTGCGCCGGCGCCAACGACGACATCGATTTCCAGACCGCCTACGTGCGCGACCTGGTCGACCGCACCGACTACCCCGAGTTCGCGATCGAGAAGGTGGCCGAGATGCTCAAGGAATGGCAGCGCGACAAGCAGGCCGGCATCCTCGACTACCGCGACAAGAGCTACCGCTCCACGATCACCGGCACGCTGGCGCCGCGGCACCACACGCGGTGGATGGAGGCGATGGATGACTCGCTGCAGGCGTTCCTCGAAGACCCGCGCGAGCTGGAGGACCAGCTTGAGGTGGAGCAGGTGCCGGTGGCTGCGGTGGCTGGAGCTGTCGGTTTCGCCGAGCCGATGCGCCGGCGCGCCTGA
- a CDS encoding glycosyltransferase, translating to MRLLILTYGTEGDTRPLAALGQALVQAGHDVHLLADAATLGTARSLGLPCSALAGDIRTTLAAAGAMKRITANLGRLAIAHTGDWMRQTLAAGRGCDAIIVSGLTAFVGLSAAEALGVPAIGAMLIPISPTAAFASPFLPFTPPALFNRASHELFGAASWRLFRRATNRARAEAGLGPRRSLATAHPMLYGVSPALLPPPRDWPANAHLTGQWIPPAGPWRPPEALQAFLDAGEPPVYVGFGSMAGFDDARLQGAVVRALDGRRALFNPGWSGMDPASLPGNVQPIGHVPHDWLLPRCAMAIHHGGSGTTHSTARAGIPSVIVPFAGDQFFWSARMREAGIMQATLSGASITARQLGEAIAYAEGSTAKARAAELGERIQHEDGCAAAVSLVERYARRHG from the coding sequence AGGCCGGCCACGATGTCCACCTGCTGGCCGATGCCGCCACGCTGGGCACCGCCCGGTCGCTGGGCCTGCCGTGCAGCGCGCTGGCCGGCGACATCCGCACCACGCTCGCCGCCGCAGGCGCGATGAAGCGCATCACCGCCAACCTCGGCCGCCTGGCGATCGCGCACACCGGCGACTGGATGCGGCAGACCCTCGCCGCCGGGCGCGGCTGCGACGCGATCATCGTCTCTGGCCTCACCGCTTTCGTCGGGCTTTCGGCTGCCGAAGCGCTGGGTGTGCCGGCGATCGGCGCGATGCTGATCCCGATCTCGCCCACGGCCGCCTTCGCCTCGCCGTTCCTGCCGTTCACGCCGCCGGCGCTGTTCAACCGCGCCAGCCACGAACTGTTCGGCGCCGCCTCATGGCGCTTGTTCCGCCGCGCCACCAACCGTGCCCGCGCCGAGGCCGGCCTGGGGCCGAGGCGATCGCTGGCGACGGCGCACCCGATGCTCTACGGCGTCTCGCCTGCGCTGCTGCCGCCGCCGCGCGACTGGCCGGCCAACGCCCACCTCACCGGCCAATGGATTCCGCCGGCCGGGCCCTGGCGTCCACCGGAGGCGCTGCAGGCCTTCCTCGATGCCGGCGAGCCGCCGGTGTACGTCGGCTTCGGCAGCATGGCCGGCTTCGACGATGCGCGCCTGCAGGGCGCCGTGGTGCGCGCGCTCGATGGGCGCCGGGCGTTGTTCAATCCCGGCTGGAGCGGCATGGATCCGGCCAGCCTGCCCGGCAACGTCCAGCCCATCGGCCACGTGCCCCACGACTGGCTGCTGCCGCGCTGCGCGATGGCCATCCACCACGGCGGCTCGGGCACCACCCACTCCACCGCCCGCGCGGGCATCCCCTCGGTGATCGTGCCCTTCGCCGGCGACCAGTTCTTCTGGAGCGCCCGCATGCGCGAGGCCGGGATCATGCAGGCGACCCTGTCCGGCGCTTCGATCACCGCGCGGCAGCTCGGCGAGGCGATCGCCTACGCCGAGGGCAGCACCGCGAAAGCCCGGGCCGCCGAGTTGGGCGAACGCATCCAGCACGAGGATGGCTGTGCGGCGGCGGTGAGCCTGGTGGAGCGCTATGCGCGGCGCCATGGATAG
- a CDS encoding ATP-binding protein — MRRRLAAGESWQIFDCGTDNRILACTLDVAEKWAGLGLINLEMFAVALADEGQILVIEGGHGYRVEQIDLPSSIGDASDAEAFAAALMATVEIHPDLNSGSAIYFERVSRVLPTQSVGERIPPERVLGAWVTGGVDVSIFSTRRIATLAPWLDGDDIARLQHSVGRGESRAAEPATYSESEATAGSGLQVLELAGRPSLAEFFNEHVVDILRNEDRYKMMGIGFPGAILLHGPPGSGKTFAVEKLVGHLGWPCMSIDCGSIGSPYIHETGRKIATTFEEAAKVAPSLVVIDEIDAFLSAREDGGHAQHRVEEVSEFLRRIPEAMQHRVLVVGMTNRLSALDPAVVRRGRFDHIVEVGMPSAQEATDALRNLLANVPTDPSIDIDAVGCILAGRPLSDVGFVVREACRLAARNHKDFVGKDELSAALSVTSDRSAAPQKRRIGFV, encoded by the coding sequence GTGCGCCGCCGCCTTGCGGCCGGGGAAAGCTGGCAGATCTTCGATTGTGGTACAGATAATCGAATCTTAGCTTGCACGCTTGACGTTGCAGAGAAGTGGGCGGGCCTCGGCTTGATTAACCTGGAGATGTTCGCAGTTGCGCTCGCCGACGAAGGACAGATCCTTGTGATCGAAGGCGGACATGGATACCGAGTCGAGCAAATTGACCTGCCCAGTTCAATCGGCGATGCATCAGATGCCGAAGCGTTTGCCGCCGCCTTGATGGCGACGGTAGAGATTCACCCAGATCTCAACTCCGGAAGTGCCATCTACTTCGAGCGCGTTAGCCGCGTGCTTCCTACCCAGTCTGTAGGCGAACGCATCCCTCCTGAGCGCGTCCTCGGCGCATGGGTAACAGGCGGCGTTGATGTGTCCATATTTTCCACGCGCCGCATCGCCACCCTTGCACCTTGGTTAGACGGCGACGACATCGCTCGCCTGCAACATTCCGTGGGACGGGGTGAGTCACGCGCAGCGGAGCCCGCCACCTACTCGGAAAGCGAAGCGACGGCGGGTTCCGGCCTTCAGGTGCTGGAGCTTGCGGGTCGCCCTTCACTTGCGGAATTTTTTAACGAGCATGTGGTCGACATCCTCAGAAATGAGGATAGATACAAGATGATGGGAATCGGCTTCCCTGGAGCCATACTGCTTCATGGGCCTCCGGGAAGTGGCAAAACATTTGCAGTCGAGAAACTTGTAGGTCATCTCGGCTGGCCCTGCATGTCAATTGACTGTGGGAGCATTGGTAGCCCCTACATCCATGAGACCGGACGGAAGATCGCCACAACCTTCGAGGAAGCCGCAAAGGTTGCGCCCTCTCTGGTCGTCATTGACGAGATCGATGCCTTTCTTTCCGCCAGAGAAGATGGCGGCCATGCTCAGCACCGGGTGGAAGAAGTCTCTGAGTTTCTGCGCAGAATTCCTGAGGCCATGCAGCACCGGGTACTTGTTGTTGGCATGACGAACCGGTTGTCCGCTCTTGATCCAGCGGTCGTGCGCCGAGGGCGTTTCGACCACATCGTCGAAGTCGGGATGCCCTCAGCGCAGGAGGCCACGGACGCGCTGCGAAACCTGCTGGCTAACGTGCCGACAGATCCGAGTATCGACATCGATGCTGTGGGGTGCATTCTTGCCGGCCGCCCGCTCTCTGACGTCGGCTTCGTTGTTCGCGAGGCATGCCGGCTCGCTGCCAGAAATCATAAGGATTTCGTCGGCAAGGATGAACTGTCTGCAGCGCTATCCGTCACGTCTGATCGATCTGCCGCACCCCAGAAACGAAGAATTGGTTTTGTATGA
- a CDS encoding IS3 family transposase (programmed frameshift), which translates to MKKSRFTDSQIIAVLKQAQAGTPVPELCREHGISSATFYKWRSKFSGMDASMISQLKELQDENRRLKKMYAEAQLSADLLKEAMFKKMVRPSQRREMAHGAVEAGRTSIRHACQTFEVSETCYRYQAKACEENARIADWLIRLTTAYKDWGFGLCFLHLRNVKGFGWNHKRVYRIYRELELNLRIKPKKRLVREKPEPLAVPEAINQIWSMDFMHDQLADGRSFRLFNVLDDFNREGLGIEVDLSLPSARVIRSLEQIIEWRGKPRVIRCDNGPEYISGAMLSWAEQQGIRIEHIQPGKPQQNAYVERYNRTVRYAWLARTLFDTIEQVQEKATHWLWTYNNERPNMGLGGITPMQKLALAA; encoded by the exons ATGAAGAAGTCCCGCTTCACAGACAGCCAGATCATTGCCGTGCTCAAGCAGGCCCAGGCCGGTACGCCGGTTCCCGAGCTGTGCCGAGAGCACGGCATCAGCTCAGCGACGTTCTACAAGTGGCGCAGCAAGTTCAGCGGCATGGATGCGTCGATGATCTCCCAGCTCAAGGAGCTGCAGGACGAGAACCGGCGCCTGAAGAAGATGTATGCCGAGGCGCAGCTCAGCGCCGACCTGCTGAAGGAAGCGATGT TCAAAAAAATGGTGAGGCCATCTCAACGCCGGGAGATGGCCCACGGGGCAGTTGAAGCCGGGCGAACGAGCATCCGACACGCCTGCCAGACCTTCGAGGTCAGCGAGACCTGCTATCGGTACCAGGCCAAGGCCTGCGAGGAGAACGCCCGGATCGCCGACTGGCTGATCCGGCTGACCACGGCCTACAAGGACTGGGGGTTTGGCCTGTGCTTCCTGCACCTGCGCAACGTGAAGGGCTTTGGCTGGAACCACAAGCGGGTCTACCGCATCTACCGGGAGCTGGAGTTGAATCTGCGGATCAAGCCCAAGAAGCGCCTGGTGCGCGAAAAGCCCGAGCCCCTGGCTGTGCCTGAAGCAATCAACCAGATCTGGTCGATGGACTTCATGCACGACCAGCTGGCTGATGGGCGGAGCTTCCGGCTGTTCAACGTGCTGGACGACTTCAACCGCGAGGGACTGGGCATCGAGGTCGACCTGTCGCTGCCATCGGCCCGGGTAATCCGGTCGCTGGAGCAGATCATCGAGTGGCGCGGCAAGCCCAGGGTGATCCGCTGCGACAACGGTCCGGAATACATCAGCGGAGCGATGCTGTCCTGGGCGGAACAGCAGGGCATCCGCATCGAGCATATCCAACCGGGGAAGCCGCAACAGAACGCCTACGTTGAACGCTACAACCGCACGGTGCGCTACGCCTGGCTGGCCCGGACCCTGTTCGACACCATCGAGCAGGTGCAGGAGAAGGCCACGCACTGGCTATGGACTTACAACAACGAGCGCCCGAACATGGGGCTCGGCGGCATCACGCCGATGCAGAAGCTGGCACTTGCTGCATAG